In bacterium, the following are encoded in one genomic region:
- a CDS encoding MoxR family ATPase: protein AMQERQITIASKTDKLPELFMVMATQNPIEQEGTYPLPEAQVDRFMFKLLVDYPARADERDMLDRMTGAHKPHARSVVAPETILNARKLVKEVYVDERLKDYVLNLVVATRKPADYGLAHLKPLIAFGASPRAGIYMIEASRAHAFLHGRGFVIPDDVKEIAPDVLRHRVLTSYEAEAENVSSD, encoded by the coding sequence AAGCGATGCAGGAACGCCAAATCACGATTGCGTCCAAAACGGATAAATTGCCCGAACTTTTCATGGTGATGGCGACGCAAAACCCAATCGAGCAAGAGGGCACGTATCCGCTGCCCGAAGCGCAAGTAGACCGTTTCATGTTCAAACTTTTGGTGGACTATCCCGCGCGCGCGGACGAACGCGACATGCTCGACCGCATGACCGGCGCGCACAAACCGCACGCCCGCAGCGTCGTCGCGCCCGAAACGATTTTGAACGCGCGTAAATTGGTCAAAGAAGTGTACGTGGACGAACGGCTGAAAGATTATGTGTTGAACCTCGTCGTAGCCACGCGCAAGCCCGCCGATTACGGTCTCGCGCATTTGAAACCGCTTATCGCCTTTGGCGCGTCGCCCCGCGCGGGCATCTACATGATTGAAGCGTCGCGCGCGCACGCCTTTTTGCACGGACGCGGTTTTGTGATTCCCGACGATGTCAAAGAAATTGCGCCCGACGTTCTGCGTCACCGCGTGCTGACCTCGTACGAAGCGGAAGCGGAAAATGTCTCGAGCGATG